From Pyxicephalus adspersus chromosome 7, UCB_Pads_2.0, whole genome shotgun sequence, a single genomic window includes:
- the LOC140335034 gene encoding cytoplasmic phosphatidylinositol transfer protein 1-like translates to MLVKEYRICMPLTTEEYRIGQLYTISKHSHQESDRGEGVEVMENRAHHDPVYGPGQYTEKRVHLSSKLPGWARAVVPRMFYVCEKAWNYYPYTVTEYTCSFLPKFSIHIETRYSDDCGDNDSIFNSDSAEDSHEVTHLDIAYEEIPERYYRSTEDLRHFNSAKTGRGPLQEGWRCQTKPIMCSYKLVNVKFEVWGLQTRVEHFVHKVIRDLLIVGHRQAFAWVDEWYGMTMEEVREYEKETQAATNEKIGPVAPTITITAETQCPAIRSAPATPITGEPPEFLSLPKERPRKTSAPDTLTLPELRERANGPSNHLSPTNTDS, encoded by the exons TACAGAATTGGACAGCTGTATACCATCAGCAAGCACAGCCACCAGGAGAGCGATCGCGGAGAGGGCGTAGAGGTCATGGAGAACAGAGCGCATCACGATCCAGTCTATGGGCCTGGCCAGTACACAGAGAAACGAGTCCACCTATCCAG CAAGCTACCTGGATGGGCCCGGGCAGTGGTTCCCAGGATGTTTTACGTCTGTGAGAAGGCCTGGAATTATTACCCCTACACAGTGACAG AATACACA TGCTCCTTCCTCCCGAAATTCTCCATCCACATTGAGACGAGATATTCTGATGACTGCGGAGATAACGACAGT atatttaattcagactCGGCGGAGGATTCTCATGAGGTGACTCATCTGGACATTGCATATGAGGAGATCCCGGAGAGATATTACAGGAGTACCGAG GATCTGAGACATTTCAACTCCGCCAAGACGGGCCGAGGGCCTCTTCAGGAAGGATGGAGGTGCCAAACAAAGCCCATTATGTGCTCCTATAAATTAGTCAATGTCAAGTTCGAGGTGTGGGGCCTTCAGACGCGAGTGGAGCATTTTGTGCACAAG GTTATTCGGGACCTTCTGATCGTTGGCCATCGGCAAGCCTTTGCATGGGTAGATGAGTGGTACG GAATGACCATGGAAGAGGTTCGGGAGTATGAGAAGGAGACACAAGCTGCCACCAATGAGAAAATCGGACCAGTTGCCCCAACCATCACCATAACCGCAGAAACCCAGTGCCCAGCTATCCGTAGTGCCCCAGCCACCCCTATCACTGGTGAGCCTCCAGAATTTCTCTCCCTGCCCAAAGAAAGACCACGCAAGACCTCAGCCCCGGACACACTTACTCTACCAGAACTTAGAGAACGAGCCAACGGACCTTCCAATCACCTCTCGCCCACCAATACCGACAGCTGA